One Microplitis demolitor isolate Queensland-Clemson2020A chromosome 2, iyMicDemo2.1a, whole genome shotgun sequence DNA segment encodes these proteins:
- the LOC128667359 gene encoding uncharacterized protein LOC128667359 codes for MSKLLDVMYKNYIWLDRDRLRLLLRLDDFLRLSPKRLTGLEPRLNDRLLERLLDRDRDRDRERLLDLLLERDTDRERERDLLFLIMKHLLQLLENTSLEFNNELYDTFLLLSNYDTSFVTAVDMKFLMTSVFENITLYKIFIHIENITAIANDDELLTKIDTLILNSFGENELCKLKITSMNKLNSINSLISLLLTIPIYTFTINITNAKSISENNLQNNLPISTQKMLLKNQTLFNANDEINKSYRCHNKINSIDIYVGPPVYYDDFTNSLCLLLNIPSNKLWQPSYNSDGYKTQMVIVNELNIINAELNNWDLSEVIESAMNQQILGVHNIKNIIDDALQILNYDQQSNDETDYDNYEEDTSLDNYSTDNENNPSSENFDVNDNISDELNNKLQHILLINDTIQSEKSSLTLNKLDDVVLKALSTEIKNLELDIVNNPLSSLLNSSLPSDIEICNNLNRQTVKSIFMSYSNFKNNMPLLQMNTIACPLIYKQFLAIFPFYDGNIINILKCNEVSELQCDGSYDVLSFKPHPAYNPSYISNAVIKKLKLLISFLEFDGNYTTFENVINLIPFDIDDLPSIMSIMLSMTNMVYVTVCTAIYTYHLSIFKHYHVQSMYRLTCILGPDAFKLMLNNSINLPLIKKQTSKLHLLSIKALFPTQLHLADVSLDEFDDDIVYDDNVNKYKLNKHFSKIYPEYVIWLYLLSLSNLNKVRDNKVIKRENYLLMMLRNIVENPNELYYIKNKLYHNISELNAKLSINDIYESMDFNNDNLDGEINLTDLSSLDEIEEATIDRVNYQPEQHNIDIIYQYLIKNNCSLQNDIWGLLHYMLRSKNIDKYIDCIQCYAQDL; via the coding sequence cttccTCATAATGAAGCACTTGTTGCAATTACTAGAAAACACTTCTCTTGAATTCAATAATGAACTAtatgatacatttttattattatcaaattatgaCACCTCATTCGTGACTGCTGTcgacatgaaatttttaatgacgtcagtgtttgaaaatatcacgttatacaaaatattcataCACATTGAAAATATAACAGCAATTGCTAATGACGatgaattattaacaaaaatagatacattgattttaaatagttttggTGAAAATGAACTATGTAAATTAAAGATAACATCAATGAATAAgttaaattctattaattctttaatatcattattattaacaataccaatatatacatttacaataaatataacaaacgCTAAATCgataagtgaaaataatttacaaaataatttaccaataAGTAcccaaaaaatgttattaaaaaatcaaacattATTTAATGCTAATGATGAAATTAACAAATCATATCGCTgtcacaataaaattaattcaatagaTATTTACGTTGGGCCACCAGTTTATTATGACGACTTTACTAATTCTCTATGTCTATTACTGAATATACCAAGTAACAAATTATGGCAACCAAGTTATAACAGCGATGGTTACAAAACCCAAATGGTCATTGTAAATGAATTGAATATCATAAACGCCGAACTGAATAATTGGGATTTGAGTGAAGTTATTGAATCGGCAATGAATCAACAAATCCTTGGAGTacataacataaaaaatatcatagatGATGCActacaaattttaaactacGATCAGCAATCAAATGACGAAACAGATTATGATAACTATGAAGAAGATACTTCACTTGATAATTATTCGActgataatgaaaataatccaagtagtgaaaattttgacgtaaatgataatatatcagatgaattaaataataagttacaacatatattgttaattaatgataCAATACAATCGGAAAAAAGTTCGTTGACATTAAACAAATTAGATGATGTTGTGCTAAAAGCATTGTCAactgaaattaaaaacttagAGTTGGATATTGTTAATAATCCATTATCATCGCTATTAAATTCATCATTACCGTCAGATATTGAAATATGTAACAACCTTAATCGTCAAACTGTCAAGTCAATATTTATGTCCTAtagtaatttcaaaaataatatgccATTATTGCAAATGAATACAATAGCGTGCCCattgatttataaacaatttttggcaatatttccattttacgatggtaatattataaatatattaaaatgtaatgaagttAGTGAATTACAGTGTGATGGCAGTTATGATGTTTTGTCATTCAAACCACATCCGGCTTATAATCCATCATATATATCAAACGCAGTTATAAAGAagctaaaattattgatatcatTTTTAGAATTTGATGGTAACTATACAACATTtgaaaatgttattaatttaataccatTTGATATTGATGATTTGCCAAGTATTATGTCTATTATGCTTTCAATGACAAATATGGTTTATGTAACTGTTTGTACTGCTATTTATACATATCatttaagtatatttaaaCATTACCATGTACAGAGTATGTATCGCTTAACGTGTATACTCGGTCCTGatgcatttaaattaatgttaaataatagtattaatttacctttaattaaaaaacaaacaagTAAATTACATTTACTATCTATTAAAGCGTTATTTCCTACTCAATTACATTTAGCTGATGTGTCGCTTGATGAATTTGACGACGATATAGTTTATGAtgataatgttaataaatataaattaaataaacatttcagtaaaatttatccAGAATACGTGATATGGTTATATTTACTATcgttaagtaatttaaataaagtacgCGATAATAAGGTGATAAAacgtgaaaattatttattaatgatgtTACGTAACATTGTTGAAAACCCAAACGAATTGTActatatcaaaaataaattgtatcatAATATAAGTGAATTGAATGCAAAATTATCGATTAACGATATTTATGAATCAATGGattttaataatgacaatCTTGATGGTGAAATTAATCTGACAGATCTTTCAAGTTTGGACGAGATTGAAGAAGCAACGATTGATCGCGTTAATTACCAACCTGAACAacataatattgatattatttatcagtatttaattaaaaataattgcagtTTACAAAACGATATATGGGGATTACTGCATTATATGTTACggagtaaaaatattgataaatatattgattgtATACAATGTTACGCTcaagatttataa